Proteins from one Podospora pseudocomata strain CBS 415.72m chromosome 4, whole genome shotgun sequence genomic window:
- a CDS encoding hypothetical protein (COG:S; EggNog:ENOG503P4VW) yields the protein MLTLRSLALLSAASGLALALDIGTLDPCAHNCLLTAPTYDCPASQYACLCPKVDWGIAIKNCVRDSGACAADYEPALMAALSAGCSAVGAPFPAGDIPADPPAETPAPEPTPAEPTTDVPAAAEPTSTETPTENPDGEATSTAVESSPTAESTAEVTSTPTEAPSKSSSAGEAEETSEAPEDEGAPAGLPEAAKIGIGVGVGAAVLALIGVGVCIFLRNRHVDKKSNDSAGADRYKISPPMPSREQNPYNHGNNSSDYDIGANELEIKSYRYDDMTEGKQPKPMEPRQMV from the exons ATGTTGACCCTCCGGTCTTTGGCCCTGCTCTCGGCAGCCAGcggcctcgccctcgctCTGGACATTGGCACCCTGGACCCTTGTGCT CACAACTGTCTCCTGACAGCCCCAACTTATGACTGCCCAGCATCCCAATATGCCTGCTTGTGCCCCAAGGTTGACTGGGGAATTGCTATCAAAAACTGCGTGCGGGATTCAGGAGCATGCGCTGCCGACTATGAACCCGCGCTTATGGCAGCGCTCAGTGCCGGCTGCTCAGCTGTCGGTGCGCCTTTCCCTGCTGGAGACATTCCCGCCGACCCTCCTGCCGAGACTCCAGCTCCCGAGCCCACGCCAGCCGAGCCAACGACCGACgtgcctgctgctgccgagcCCACCTCCACAGAAACCCCTACAGAAAATCCGGATGGAGAGGCGACATCGACTGCT GTTGAGTCCAGCCCAACCGCCGAATCCACAGCCGAGGTCACCAGCACTCCTACCGAAGCCCCCAGCAAGTCGTCTTCTGCAGGCGAAGCGGAAGAGACTAGCGAAGCCCCCGAGGACGAAGGTGCGCCTGCCGGTCTCCCCGAAGCCGCCAAGATTGGCATTGGTGTCGGTGTCGGCGCCGCTGTTCTCGCCCTCATCGGAGTGGGAGTTTGCATCTTCCTCCGCAACCGCCACGTTGACAAGAAGTCAAACGACTCCGCCGGAGCTGACCGATACAAGATTTCGCCTCCGATGCCGAGCCGGGAGCAGAACCCTTACAACCACGGCAACAACAGCTCCGACTACGACATTGGCGCCAACGAGCTGGAGATTAAGAGCTATCGGTATGATGACATGACGGAGGGGAAGCAGCCCAAGCCAATGGAACCAAGACAAATGGTGTAA
- the COX9 gene encoding Cytochrome c oxidase subunit 7A (EggNog:ENOG503P7M7; COG:I) translates to MASAAVAPAFKPITGMLRRGLILDLSIGLGLGFVFGNAFWYGYHMPRVNARDAYYRKLEEARAARQGN, encoded by the exons atggcctctgctgctgtcgCTCCGGCTTTTAAGCCTATCACTGGG ATGCTCCGCCGGGGTTTGATCCTTGATTTGAGCATTGGGCTTG GTCTCGGGTTTGTGTTTGGCAATGCCTTTTG GTACGGCTACCACATGCCTCGGGTCAACGCTCGTGATGCGTACTACcgcaagctggaggaggctcGCGCTGCTAGACAGGGCAACTAA
- a CDS encoding hypothetical protein (EggNog:ENOG503P8NI; COG:S) yields MAPHVQTFPSSQLPSHIHHLPNSSHRARKTPSGKPTDLSRDCDLFSFVQYDCQIARPNEANCPVVCTPVKRFFRVL; encoded by the exons atgGCCCCGCACGTCCaaaccttcccctcctcccagctcccctcccacatccaccacctccccaacagctCCCACCGCGCCCGCAAGACCCCCAGCGGGAAACCGACCGACCTCTCCCGCGACTGCGATCTCTTCTCGTTTGTGCAGTACGACTGCCAGATCGCCCGCCCCAACGAGGCCAACTGCCCCGTCGTGTGCACGCCCGTCAAGCGCTTTTTCAGGGT TTTGTAG
- a CDS encoding hypothetical protein (EggNog:ENOG503P7VN), whose translation MNANEAAGRRLLGEIEEMALDEVLAAFRTGFRAAACTGGHNDAIIGHNDAVSVKKEEDAQYGPKTFPIEALNDLVQRNFRATGLAPLAVSGRYYELVYVLIATLIASPWDKAVVVVDLEGKFDPLRVLAAPLAGPVSSLQDNEKTATKRARVERSDLEHVHILQPKKGNWEQQPPARFVSACLTTMEEYMLYGAHRSRGRQWWGTVLIGGGFNPVGGLPKAVSAQVAVTAGRRGWLRVERAEVPGFGELSVEQASRDREKRQQAVEQMGWVGSSPRGGFSFGGEAP comes from the exons ATGAATGCGAAtgaggcggcggggaggaggttgctgggcgagattgaggagatggcgttggatgag GTTCTTGCCGCTTTTCGCACGGGCTTTCGAGCCGCTGCCTGCACCGGCGGCCACAACgacgccatcatcggccaCAACGACGCTGTGAgtgtcaagaaggaggaggatgcacAATATGGGCCCAAGACATTTCCGATTGAGGCTCTCAATGACCTTGTGCAACGCAACTTTCGAGCGACTGGGTTAGCACCACTGGCGGTTTCCGGGCGGTATTACGAGCTGGTTTACGTGCTGATTGCGACGCTAATCGCGAGCCCGTGGGAcaaggcggtggtggtggttgatttgGAAGGAAAATTCGATCccttgagggtgttggctgcTCCGCTTGCTGGGCCGGTATCATCATTACAAGACAACGAAAAAACAGCGACAAAGCGGGCGAGGGTAGAGAGAAGCGACTTGGAACACGTTCACATCCTGCAGCCGAAGAAGGGAAACTGGGAACAGCAACCACCTGCTCGATTTGTCTCGGCCTGTCTCACCACCATGGAGGAGTACATGCTCTACGGAGCCCACCGGAGCCGGGGACGGCAGTGGTGGGGCACCGTGCTCATCGGAGGCGGCTTCAACCCCGTTGGAGGCCTGCCAAAGGCCGTCTCCGCCCAAGTCGCGGTGACGGCCggacggagggggtggctcagggtggagagggccgAGGTGCctgggtttggggagttGAGTGTGGAACAGGCATCGAGAGATCGGGAGAAGCGGCAACAAGCGGTTGAGCagatgggttgggttgggagttCCCCACGGGGAGGATTTTCCTTTGGCGGAGAGGCTCCGTAA
- a CDS encoding hypothetical protein (EggNog:ENOG503NWHC; COG:G) yields MSTNNNNTLTTPVPQRPSMCPRQLSSSSFASAFEVARTKLSELGVEEPDTDDDDNTLSPFSSSSGEEDDSDSSPYSPSVESDSSTSEAASPLHSPLTAPVTPAGLDPDVADNFAFAFDIDGVLVRGGKPIPEAIEAMKVLNGENPFGIKVPYIFLTNGGGKFETERCRDLSRQLEIDVSPGQFICGHTPMREFANKYGTVLVVGGEGEKCREVAESYGFRDVITPGDIIKANAATAPFRALTETEIKNSRDLLARGGKMSDIVVEAVFVFADSRDWASDLQIMLDIAQSKGGRLETRSENFDEGPPIYFSHNDVLWSAAHEHVRLGMGALRKIVETVFEDVSGGRKLKTHAFGKPQVSTFEFATRLLQQWRATQHGLAESEPPETVYFVGDTPESDIKGTNAMNEKSKNEWYSILVKTGVYQAGTEPKHKPRKLVDTVLDAVNHGIRREMAKLGTRKDGKGRKLPLDDAALKAISEGRTPNFELSVDPFAKAVEQQQVQ; encoded by the coding sequence ATGtcgaccaacaacaacaacaccctgACCACCCCGGTCCCCCAGAGGCCGTCCATGTGCCCTCGCCAgctctccagcagcagcttcgcCTCGGCCTTTGAGGTGGCCCGCACCAAGCTCAGCGAGCTCGGAGTCGAGGAGCCAgacaccgacgacgacgacaacactctttcccccttttccagctcgtcgggagaagaggatgacTCCGACTCCTCTCCTTACTCTCCCTCAGTCGAGAGCGACTCCAGCACCAGCGAAGCCGCTTCACCACTCCACTCTCCCCTGACTGCTCCCGTCACACCAGCAGGCCTCGACCCAGATGTCGCCGACAACTTCGCCTTTGCCTTTGACATCGACGGCGTTCTTGTCCGCGGCGGGAAGCCCATCCCCGAGGCCATCGAAGCGATGAAGGTCCTCAACGGGGAGAACCCCTTCGGCATCAAGGTCCCCTacatcttcctcaccaacggcggcggcaagttCGAGACCGAGCGCTGCCGGGATCTGTCCCGCCAGCTCGAGATTGATGTGTCTCCCGGCCAGTTCATCTGCGGCCACACTCCCATGAGGGAGTTTGCCAACAAGTACGGcaccgtcctcgtcgtcggcggggagggagaaaagTGCCGCGAGGTTGCCGAGTCCTACGGCTTCCGGGATGTCATCACTCCAggcgacatcatcaaggccaacGCCGCCACTGCCCCCTTCCGCGCCTTGACCGAGACTGAGATCAAGAACTCTCGTGATCTCCTCGCaagaggggggaagatgagcgacatcgtcgtcgaggcCGTCTTTGTCTTTGCAGACAGCCGGGACTGGGCCTCGGACCTGCAGATCATGCTCGACATTGCCCAGTCCAAGGGCGGCAGATTGGAAACCCGCTCCGAGAACTTTGACGAAGGTCCTCCGATCTACTTCAGCCACAATGACGTTCTCTGGTCGGCGGCGCACGAGCACGTCCGGCTGGGCATGGGTGCCCTGAGGAAGATTGTCGAGACAGTGTTTGAGGACGTGTCCGGCGGCAGGAAGCTCAAGACGCACGCGTTCGGCAAGCCGCAGGTGAGCACATTTGAGTTTGCGACCCGGCTGCTCCAGCAGTGGAGGGCCACCCAGCACGGGCTGGCCGAGAGTGAGCCGCCCGAGACGGTCTACTTTGTCGGCGACACCCCCGAGAGCGACATCAAGGGGACGAACGCCATGAACGAGAAGAGCAAGAATGAGTGGTACAGCATCTTGGTCAAGACGGGGGTGTACCAGGCCGGCACCGAGCCGAAGCACAAGCCCAGAAAGCTGGTGGACACGGTGCTGGACGCGGTGAACCACGGAAtcaggagggagatggccaAGCTGGGGACGAGGAAGGATGGcaaggggaggaagctgcCCTTGGATGATGCCGCGCTCAAGGCGATTAGCGAGGGGAGGACGCCCAACTTTGAGCTGAGCGTCGATCCCTTTGCCAAGGCggttgagcagcagcaggtgcaATGA
- a CDS encoding hypothetical protein (EggNog:ENOG503NWZ6; COG:S; CAZy:GH125), translating to MRPLATAQLLILLSQATPLVTSQDSSSSCLDYSIRSRTRHPPFSPGRHALSSARPSPSCRTFNLSSLESLLGTLPIADPDLLRLWQNTYPNTLDTAIKWHGHSNSPDSEEELTFIITGDINAMWLRDSARQLQSYLPLLTPSPSSDSLASLFRGTVNTQARNVLSAGYCNSFRPPPESGVISDEEGGDKDVVRPEYDRAEVFECKWEVDSLASFLELSRDYYFSTHDIEFFRRQGNWTGAVRRVVEVGRGMQRGTTYGADGRVLGSGYSFARMTTRSTETLANDGAGSPVASGTGLVRSAFRPSDDATTYQFLVPGNMMFCVALAGAAVIAEDLGEQELAEEMRAFSREVREGIEKFGVVEVVGEDGVSKEKVYAYEVDGFGGVVLGDDANLPSLLSAPVMGYVAGSDPVYQATRRRILSRRNPYYADGEVVRGVGSPHTGPGKVWPMSLVMQIMTSEDDEEIRGALKQILGSTDGLGLIHESIDGWDSTKWTREWFSWANGLFGAMIVDLAKRKEGLLRESFQ from the coding sequence ATGAGACCCCTCGCCACCGCCCAACTGCTGATCTTGCTATCCCAGGCAACCCCCCTCGTCACTTCCCAAGactcatcttcctcatgcTTAGATTACTCCATCCGCTCCCGCACCCGtcacccccccttctcccccggccggcacgccctctcctccgcccgcccctctccctcgtgccggaccttcaacctctcctccctcgagtctctcctcggcaccctccccatcgccgaccccgacctcctccgcctctgGCAAAACACCtaccccaacaccctcgacaCAGCCATCAAATGGCACGGCCATTCAAACTCTCCGGATAGCGAAGAAGAACTGaccttcatcatcacagGCGACATCAACGCCATGTGGCTCCGCGACAGCGCCCGCCAGCTGCAGTCCTACCTCCCCTTGCtgaccccctcaccctcatctGACTCCCTGGCGAGCCTCTTCCGTGGAACGGTGAACACCCAGGCAAGAAATGTCCTCTCAGCTGGGTACTGCAACTCGTTCCGCCCGCCCCCCGAGTCAGGCGTCATttcggacgaggagggcggggacAAAGACGTGGTGCGTCCGGAGTATGACAGGGCTGAGGTTTTTGAGTGCAAGTGGGAGGTCGACTCGCTGGCTTCGTTTTTGGAGTTGTCGAGGGATTATTACTTTTCCACGCACGATATCGAGTTTTTTCGCCGACAAGGAAATTGGACTggggcggtgaggagggtggtggaggtggggagggggatgcaGAGGGGGACGACGTATGGGGCTGATGGGAGGGTGCTGGGGAGTGGGTATAGCTTTgcgaggatgacgacgcGGTCGACCGAGACGTTGGCGAATGATGGGGCGGGAAGCCCTGTTGCTTCGGGGACCGGGTTGGTCAGGAGTGCGTTTAGGCCTAGTGATGACGCGACGACGTATCAGTTTTTGGTGCCGGGGAATATGATGTTTTGTGTGGCTTTGGCGGGGGCGGCAGTGATTGCCGAGGATTTAGGGGAGCAAGAGCtagcggaggagatgagggctTTTTCGAgagaggtgagggaggggattgagaagtttggggttgtggaggtggtgggggaggatggggtgagCAAAGAAAAGGTGTACGCGTatgaggtggatgggtttgggggggtggtgctgggggatgATGCGAATCTGCCGAGCTTGCTGTCGGCGCCCGTGATGGGGTACGTGGCCGGTAGTGATCCGGTTTATCAGGCTACGAGGAGACGGATCCTCAGCAGGAGAAATCCGTACtatgctgatggggaggtggtcagGGGGGTTGGGTCACCGCACACGGGCCCAGGCAAGGTTTGGCCTATGAGTTTGGTGATGCAGATTATGAcgagcgaggatgatgaggaaatTAGGGGCGCGTTGAAACAAATTTTAGGGAGTACGGATGGGTTGGGGCTGATCCATGAAAGCATTGACGGATGGGATAGCACAAAGTGGACGAGGGAGTGGTTCAGCTGGGCCaatgggttgtttggggcgATGATTGTGGATTTGGCGAAAAGGAAAGAGGGTTTGTTGAGAGAGAGCTTCCAGTGA
- the GIS2 gene encoding gig suppressor (COG:O; EggNog:ENOG503NX95), protein MFGNMSSAHKRACYKCGELGHQADGCPAPARLCYNCNVPHHESNECPLPRTTKSKQCYHCQGVGHVQAECPTMRLNGGPGGPHNRCYTCGQPNHIARNCPSAQGGMAPGPMPGRGGFGPARGGFHPGGARHATCYKCGGPNHYARDCQAQAMKCYACGKLGHISRDCTAPNGGPLNTAGKTCYQCGEAGHISRDCPKRNGANGADAPEVDLGNPQVAQAPAPGAPLA, encoded by the exons ATGTTCGGAAACATGTCTTCGGCTCACAAGCGCGCGTGCTACAAGTGTGGCGAGTTGGGTCACCAGGCCGATGGCTGCCCAGCTCCCGCCCGTCTCTGCTACAACTGTAATGtgcctc ACCACGAGTCGAACGAGTGTCCCCTGCCCCGCACCACCAAGTCCAAGCAGTGCTACCACTGCCAGGGTGTTGGCCACGTCCAGGCTGAGTGCCCTACCATGCGCCTGAACGGCGGCCCCGGCGGTCCTCACAACCGCTGCTACACCTGCGGACAGCCCAACCACATTGCC CGCAACTGCCCTAGCGCTCAGGGCGGCATGGCCCCTGGCCCCATGCCCGGCCGTGGTGGCTTCGGTCCTGCCCGTGGCGGCTTCCACCCCGGCGGCGCCCGCCACGCCACCTGCTACAAGTGCGGTGGTCCCAACCACTACGCTCGCGACTGCCAGGCTCAGGCTATGAAGTGCTACGCCTGCGGCAAGCTCGGCCACATCTCGCGCGACTGCACCGCTCCCAACGGCGGTCCCCTCAACACTGCTGGCAAGACCTGCTACCAGTGCGGTGAGGCTGGCCACATTTCCCGGGACTGCCCCAAGCGCAACGGTGCTAACGGTGCCGATGCCCCCGAGGTTGACCTTGGAAACCCCCAGGTTGCGCAGGCTCCTGCTCCCGGTGCCCCCCTTGCTTAA
- a CDS encoding hypothetical protein (EggNog:ENOG503P0RX), producing MDRFNFFTGNNNNNNNNTNDTNDTITDNTTTNTVTIRTAPVVPRTSTCNSSLRPPPGPHPATVENYNPYTNNNNNNNNNPSPYGLSYPIYQSYDPRTTNDEHVPLSPRFSPHSDPESGQHHPQPQQPQRLSFLARFPRPSFFGLRPPSSNYSGAGLRGAPPTVISGQEATVESPKSPAFRIGEQALPSTRLHLPGLERVWTGGSNGPPTRPGTTTAGQEEVAEPERAVARGSNRSRRHRREASGGSGRHRREGSGGSRREGGETREERRRRRRDGETRRRRTEQGSSISSGSRTGGGSGGSRRKPPKNFLFCFPWIKSRRIRTQILRCFVSGLFLILILTVYLSLTLTKNITSSEFTILLILIILFITIFFCHSLIKLCMLVIKSRNGTLQSSNSSSREGGVVRPEMIQQIAPGSGYAIPREPIRVVLARDEEAVGIESEATKLGPPAYGLWRESVRVDPDRFYWARNQATAGPGGAEGGNTSEETLDSGVSSDSSSRGTGGVRRPPSYASDDGVSYVVEARPRSMVPPPLGSEENAAGLHPVERERLQQQQQQQRPAVWV from the exons ATGGACCGcttcaacttcttcaccGG caacaacaacaacaacaacaacaacaccaatgaCACCAACGACACCATAaccgacaacaccaccaccaacacagTCACCATCCGCACCGCCCCCGTCGTTCCCCGAACCTCAACCtgcaactcctccctccgtCCCCCACCAGGCCCCCACCCAGCAACTGTCGAAAATTACAACCcctacaccaacaacaacaacaacaacaacaacaacccctccccctacgGCCTCTCCTACCCAATCTACCAATCCTACGACCCCCGCACAACAAACGACGAACATGTCCCCTTATCCCCCCGTTTCTCCCCCCACTCCGATCCCGAATCcggccaacaccacccccagccccaacaaccccagcggTTGTCCTTCCTCGCCCGGTTCCCCCGCCCCTCATTCTTTGGTTTGCGCCCCCCAAGCAGCAACTACTCTGGTGCTGGGTTGAGAGGTGCACCTCCCACGGTGATCAGCGGGCAGGAAGCGACGGTGGAGAGCCCAAAGAGCCCGGCGTTCAGGATCGGGGAGCAGGCGCTGCCGAGCACGAGGTTGCACTTGCCTGGGCTGGAGAGGGTATGGACTGGGGGGAGCAACGGGCCGCCGACTAGGCctgggacgacgacggccgggcaggaggaggtggctgagccggagagggcggtggcgagggggagCAATCGGTCCAGGAGGCATAGGAGGGAGGCCAGTGGGGGGTCTGGGAGGCataggagggaggggagcgggGGGTCGAGACGGGAAGGCGGGGAGAcgagagaagagaggaggcggcggaggagagatGGAGAAACTCGACGACGGAGAACAGAACAGGGGAGTTCAATCAGTAGCGGCAGTCGAacaggcggcggcagcggcggcagcaggaggaaACCCCCCAAGAACTTCCTCTTTTGCTTCCCCTGGATCAAGTCCCGGCGCATCCGCACGCAGATCCTGCGGTGTTTTGTGTCGGGTTTGTTTCTGATACTCATCTTGACTGTGT ACCTCTCCCTGACCCTCACCAAAAACATCACCTCGTCCGAGTTCACCATCTTgctcattctcatcatcttgttcatcaccatcttcttctgccaCAGCCTCATCAAGCTCTGCATGCTGGTGATCAAGTCACGGAACGGGACACTGCAAAGTAGtaactcctcctccagggAAGGCGGGGTGGTAAGGCCAGAGATGATCCAGCAAATCGCCCCAGGGAGCGGGTACGCCATCCCACGGGAGCCCATCAGGGTTGTGCTCGCGAgggacgaggaggcggtggggatCGAGAGCGAGGCAACAAAGTTGGGCCCCCCCGCGTATGGACTTTGGAGGGAGAGTGTG AGAGTTGATCCGGATAGGTTTTACTGGGCTAGGAACCAGGCTACTGCTGGGCCGGGGGGTGCCGAGGGTGGGAATACAAGTGAGGAGACGTTGGACAGCGGTGTCTCTTCTGATTCGAGCTCGAGGGGCACcgggggggtgaggaggccACCGTCGTATGCttctgatgatggggttaGTTATGTGGTGGaggcgaggccgaggtcgatggtgccgccgccgttggggAGTGAGGAAAATGCGGCTGGTCTGCATccggtggagagggaaaggttgcagcagcagcagcagcagcagcggccgGCGGTTTGGGTGTAG
- a CDS encoding hypothetical protein (COG:A; EggNog:ENOG503NXKE), whose amino-acid sequence MSSEKRPFPGDDQQLVVKRQNVGSSRALATRSGPAGGSSGALIQSSVPRTSSLQAPVMELSGHSGEIFAARFDPTGNLIASGSMDRTVLLWRTYGDCENYGVLSGHKGAVLDLQWSRDSEILFTASADMHLASWDLTSGTRIRRYVGHEEGVTSLDLSKRGEEILISGSNDGTVGIWDPRTKHAADYIETDFPITAVAISEAGNEIYSGGIDNDIKVWDVRKKAVVHTMLGHQDTITTLRVSPDGQQLLSYAMDSTARTWDIRPFAPAERHIRTFDGAPLGMEKNLIKGSWDSDGKKIAVGAGDGTAVVWEAGTGRLLYKLPGHKGTVNSVDFAPGAEPLILSASSDRNMLLGELK is encoded by the exons ATGTCTTCTGAAAAGAGACCGTTCCCAGGCGACGACCAGCAGCTCGTGGTCAAGCGGCAGAACGTGGGCTCTAGTCGCGCCCTCGCTACCCGCTCTGGCCCTGCTGGTGGAAGCTCTGGTGCCCTAATTCAGTCGTCG GTTCCACGAACGAGCTCCTTGCAGGCTCCAGTAATGGAGCTGTCAGGACACAGCGGCGAGATCTTTGCGGCAAGATTCGATCCCACAGGAAACTTAATAGCCTCTGGGTCAATGGACAGGACAGTTT TGCTTTGGCGAACCTACGGCGACTGCGAAAACTACGGCGTTCTCTCCGGCCACAAGGGCGCCGTCCTTGACCTGCAATGGTCCCGCGATTCCGAAATCCTCTTCACCGCCTCTGCCGATATGCACCTCGCTAGTTGGGACCTCACATCAGGCACAAGGATAAGACGCTACGTCGGACACGAAGAAGGCGTCACATCGCTAGACCTGAGCAAGCGTGGCGAGGAGATCCTCAtcagcggcagcaacgaCGGCACAGTTGGTATTTGGGATCCAAGGACGAAGCACGCGGCGGATTACATTGAAACGGATTTCCCCATCACGGCGGTTGCTATCTCGGAGGCTGGCAATGAGATCTATTCAGGTGGCATCGACAATGATATCAAGGTGTGGGATGTCAGGAAAAAGGCTGTGGTACACACAATGCTGGGTCATCAGGACACGATCACGACGTTGAGGGTATCGCCGGACGGGCAGCAATTATTGTCGTATGCGATGGACTCGACCGCCAGGACGTGGGACATTAGGCCTTTCGCCCCTGCCGAGCGACACATTCGGACATTTGACGGCGCACCGCTGGGCATGGAGAAGAACTTGATCAAGGGAAGCTGGGACTCGGACGGCAAGAAGATCGCGGtgggtgctggtgatggaACGGCTGTAGTTTGGGAGGCGGGTACAGGAAGGTTGCTGTACAAGCTTCCCGGTCATAAGGGGACAGTCAACTCGGTTGACTTTGCACCGGGGGCGGAACCTCTCA TCCTCTCTGCGTCATCAGACCGGAACATGTTGTTGGGTGAGCTCAAGTGA
- a CDS encoding hypothetical protein (EggNog:ENOG503NVYY; COG:U; BUSCO:EOG09264OM7), translated as MAANKASRLGEEIWKTRIDKVNAELVVLTYGTIVAQLCKDFDSDYVEVNKQLDKMGYNIGLRLIEDYLAKSNTVRRCSNFKETAEMIAKVGFKIFLNITPTIANWTNDGKQFSLIFDENPFADFVELPDDGRAQDELWYSNILCGVLRGALEMVQMQVEAHFISDVLRGNDTTEMRITLIRYIDDELPPEDD; from the exons ATGGCGGCTAACAAGGCGTCCCGATTGGGTGAAGA GATCTGGAA GACACGGATAGACAAGGTCAACGCCGAGCTGGTCGTCCTCACATACGGCACCATCGTTGCGCAGCTGTGTAAGGACTTTGACAGCGACTATGTCGAGGTCAACAAGCAACTCGATAAGATGGGGTACAACATCGGTCTGCGCCTAATCGAGGATTACCTTGCGAAATCCAACACTGTACGCCGATGTTCGAACTTCAAGGAAACAGCCGAGATGATCGCGAAG GTTGGGTTCAAGATATTCCTCAACATCACGCCAACGATAGCGAATTGGACCAACGACGGCAAGCAGTTCTCCCTGATCTTTGATGAGAACCCCTTTGCCGACTTTGTGGAACTACCCGACGACGGCCGGGCCCAAGACGAGCTGTGGTATTCGAATATCCTGTGCGGCGTGTTGAGGGGAGCGTTGGAGATGGTACAAATGCAGGTGGAGGCCCATTTCATCAGCGACGTGCTTAGGGGTAACGATACGACCGAGATGCGCATCACGCTGATACGATATATCGATGACGAGTTGCCACCAGAGGACGACTAG
- a CDS encoding hypothetical protein (EggNog:ENOG503P7T8) yields MAVYNPNISNGTCYYTEDTPTKGDFIPCGNEALQVWPCCHTGSFCLSLGEANACWDKTSGNTYVAGCTDPSFTDPNCLYKRDPFHSQEWVAINQACKNLNAASSPDTTNWTGCKVPDNSTELVKLSLDACTPYCNKDQILYPGSSSLAAYASLPTIPGSSIFWQNNYVPPTAPAAGYTPGKTRGVVPTYTGKSSTSSAASPEPGGLSPGAKAGIGVGAAIGGILLLLILGWAIVLCRRKRRRQKELEIGHYNSIHGGGHHPGMVGVRSPGGFSQSHYSQQDVMTVSSATAVHPSPPPPFNSGLYYAHNAAPGELPGTTVGGGQSPGQKSELPADERFSVQLPT; encoded by the exons ATGGCTGTGTATAACCCAAACATCTCCAACGGCACCTGCTATTACACGGAGGACACCCCGACAAAGGGGGATTTTATCCCATGTGGTAACGAGGCGCTCCAAGTATGGCCATGCTGCCACACGGGCAGTTTTTGTCTATCGCTAGGTGAAGCCAACGCCTGCTGGGACAAGACCT CCGGAAACACCTACGTGGCAGGCTGCACCgacccctccttcaccgaCCCCAACTGCCTCTACAAGCGCGACCCCTTCCACTCCCAAGAATGGGTCGCCATCAACCAAGCCTGCAAAAACCTCAACGCCGCCTCCAGCCCCGACACGACCAACTGGACCGGCTGCAAGGTCCCCGACAACTCCACTGAACTGGTGAAGCTCTCCCTCGACGCCTGCACCCCCTATTGCAACAAAGACCAGATCCTCTAccccggctcctcctccctcgccgcctaCGCCAGCCTACCCACCATCCCGGGGTCGTCCATCTTCTGGCAAAACAACTACGTGCCCCCCACCGCGCCAGCAGCGGGGTACACCCCCGGCAAAACCCGCGGCGTCGTCCCAACCTACACGGGTAAatcgtccacctcctccgccgcctctccCGAACCGGGAGGTCTCTCCCCCGGAGCCAAAGCGGGGATCGGCGTCGGCGCAGCGATAGGTGgtatcctcctcctgttgATCCTAGGCTGGGCAATCGTCCTCTGCCGCCGCAAGCGTCGGAGACAAAAGGAGTTGGAGATTGGGCATTATAACAGTAtccatggtggtgggcatCACCCTGGGATGGTGGGTGTGCGTTCTCCCGGTGGCTTCAGCCAAAGCCATTACTCACAGCAGGATGTCATGACTGTCAGCTCGGCGACGGCTGTGCACCCGagtccgccgccgccgtttAACAGTGGTTTGTATTATGCGCATAATGCTGCTCCTGGGGAGTTACCCGGAACGACggtgggtggggggcagAGCCCGGGGCAAAAGAGCGAGTTGCCGGCTGATGAGAGGTTTTCGGTGCAGTTGCCTACCTAG